In Odontesthes bonariensis isolate fOdoBon6 chromosome 20, fOdoBon6.hap1, whole genome shotgun sequence, a genomic segment contains:
- the cdk8 gene encoding cyclin-dependent kinase 8, with translation MDYDFKVKLTGERERVEDLFEYEGCKVGRGTYGHVYKAKRKDGKDDKDYALKQIEGTGISMSACREIALLRELKHPNVISLQKVFLSHADRKVWLLFDYAEHDLWHIIKFHRASKANKKPLQLPRGMVKSLLYQILDGIHYLHANWVLHRDLKPANILVMGEGPERGRVKIADMGFARLFNSPLKPLADLDPVVVTFWYRAPELLLGARHYTKAIDIWAIGCIFAELLTSEPIFHCRQEDIKTSNPYHHDQLDRIFNVMGFPADKDWEDIKKMPEHSTLMKDFRRNTYTNCSLIKYMEKHKVKPDSKAFHLLQKLLTMDPIRRITSEQAMQDPYFLEEPLPTSDVFAGCQIPYPKREFLTEEEPEDKADKKNQQQQQGNNHTNGAGHTGNPDNSHAQGPPLKKVRVVPPTTTSGGLIMTSDYQRSNPHAAYQNPGPSTTLPQSSMGYSSTSQQPPQYSHQTHRY, from the exons ATGGACTATGACTTTAAAGTGAAGCTGACCGGCGAAAGGGAGCGTGTCGAGGATCTGTTCGAGTACGAAGGATGCAAAGTGGGAAGAGGCACCTACGGTCATGTGTACAAGGCGAAGAGAAAAGATGG GAAGGATGATAAGGACTACGCCCTCAAGCAGATTGAAGGCACCGGCATCTCCATGTCGGCCTGCAGAGAGATTGCA CTGCTGCGGGAGCTGAAGCACCCCAATGTCATCTCGCTGCAGAAGGTGTTCCTGTCACATGCTGACCGTAAAGTATGGCTGCTCTTCGACTACGCAGAACATGATCTCTGG CACATTATCAAGTTTCACCGAGCATCCAAGGCCAACAAGAAGCCACTTCAGCTGCCGAGGGGAATGGTCAAGTCTTTACTGTACCAGATTCTGGATGGCATCCATTACCTCCACGCCAACTGGGTCCTACACAGAGACCTT AAACCAGCTAACATTCTAGTGATGGGAGAAGGGCCTGAGAGGGGTAGAGTTAAGATTG CCGATATGGGGTTTGCTCGTCTCTTCAATTCACCACTGAAGCCTTTAGCCGATCTCGACCCTGTGGTGGTCACTTTCTGGTACAGAGCACCTGAACTGCTGCTGGGGGCTCGGCACTACACCAAAGCCATCG ACATCTGGGCGATTGGCTGCATTTTTGCGGAGCTGCTGACGTCTGAGCCCATTTTCCACTGTCGCCAGGAGGACATCAAGACCAGCAACCCCTACCACCACGACCAACTGGACCGCATCTTTAATGTCATGGGCTTTCCTGCTG ATAAAGACTGGGAGGACATCAAAAAGATGCCAGAACACTccacactgatgaaagactttAGAAGGAACAC ATACACAAACTGCAGCCTTATAAAGTACATGGAAAAACATAAAGTTAAACCAGACAGTAAAGCATTCCACTTG CTGCAAAAGCTATTGACCATGGACCCCATCCGTAGAATCACGTCAGAGCAGGCAATGCAGGACCCTTACTTTTTAGAGGAACCCCTACCCACCTCTGA CGTGTTTGCAGGCTGTCAGATTCCTTACCCCAAGAGAGAGTTCCTGACAGAGGAGGAGCCAGAGGACAAGGCAGACAAA aagaaccagcagcagcaacagggaAACAACCACACAAATGGGGCGGGGCACACAGGCAACCCCGACAACAGCCACGCCCAGGGCCCGCCTCTGAAGAAAGTGCGAGTTGTCCCACCCACCACTACCTCAGGTGGCCTCATTATGACCTCAGACTACCAG CGCTCCAATCCACATGCTGCCTACCAGAACCCTGGACCAAGCACAACACTGCcccaaagcagcatgggatACTCCTCTACCTCCCAACAGCCACCCCAGTACTCCCATCAGACCCACCGCTACTGA